A single Chryseobacterium sp. DNA region contains:
- a CDS encoding catalase, with amino-acid sequence MKSKENQNEKLNQLNSLSTSNENEKLTTNQGLKINNNQDSLKSGDRGPTLLEDFILREKITHFDHERIPERIVHARGSGAHGIFKLNKSLEKYTKAKFLTEVGKETPVFVRFSTVAGSKGSTDLARDVRGFAVKFYTEEGNYDLVGNNIPVFFIQDAMKFPDLIHAVKPEPDNEIPQAASAHDTFWDFISLMPESMHMIMWAMSDRAIPRSLRMMEGFGVHSFKFINNEGAVHFVKFHFKPKLGVHSVAWDEAQKISGVDPDFHKRDLWEAIESGHFPEWDFGVQIIPEEDENDFDFDLLDPTKLVPEEVVPVQIVGTLTLNRNPDNFFAETEQVAFHPGHLVPGIDFSNDPLLQGRLFSYTDTQLSRLGSPNFHEIPINRSVNTVHNNQRDGHMRQQIVKGKVSYEPNSIGGGCPFQAMMKEGGFTSHQERISGTKIRARSESFVDHYSQAKLFYNSQSNPEKVHIQKALTFELSKVNIPEIRERVVGQLAFIDMDLAEKVAQKLGVTVKKPEQPNQSIPADANPADLQSEEREPKTKISEALSMENTVKDTIESRVIGFIVGNGADANAVNTLKTKLENQKARVDFIAPSLAPVKANDGSLITPKHTLTNTSSVCFDALYICSGENSAKELLNPENKHAVLNFVNEAYKHCKAIYFGAETDEIYNASNVNDKKHEDPAIITSDHKKSDEDFIKAVAQHRVWELEKERNS; translated from the coding sequence ATGAAAAGTAAAGAAAATCAAAACGAAAAGTTAAATCAATTAAATTCGTTAAGTACATCAAACGAAAATGAAAAACTAACCACGAATCAAGGATTAAAAATTAATAATAATCAGGATTCTCTAAAATCCGGAGACAGAGGTCCCACTTTATTGGAAGATTTTATTTTAAGGGAAAAAATTACCCATTTTGATCATGAAAGAATTCCGGAAAGAATTGTTCATGCCCGTGGTTCAGGAGCTCATGGTATTTTTAAGCTTAATAAAAGTCTTGAAAAATATACCAAAGCAAAATTTTTAACTGAAGTGGGAAAAGAAACTCCTGTTTTCGTAAGATTTTCAACGGTAGCCGGAAGTAAAGGAAGTACAGACTTGGCAAGAGATGTAAGAGGTTTTGCCGTTAAATTTTATACGGAAGAGGGCAATTATGATCTTGTAGGGAATAATATTCCGGTGTTTTTTATTCAGGATGCAATGAAATTTCCTGATTTGATCCATGCGGTAAAACCTGAACCCGACAATGAAATTCCGCAGGCTGCTTCTGCCCACGATACATTTTGGGATTTTATTTCATTAATGCCTGAAAGTATGCATATGATCATGTGGGCAATGAGTGATCGTGCCATTCCCCGAAGTCTGAGAATGATGGAAGGTTTTGGTGTTCATTCATTTAAATTTATTAATAACGAGGGAGCGGTTCACTTTGTGAAATTCCATTTTAAACCGAAATTGGGAGTGCATTCCGTTGCCTGGGATGAAGCGCAGAAAATCTCCGGAGTTGATCCCGATTTTCATAAAAGAGATCTTTGGGAAGCTATTGAAAGCGGGCATTTCCCTGAATGGGATTTCGGAGTACAAATTATTCCTGAAGAAGATGAAAACGATTTTGATTTCGATCTGCTGGATCCTACCAAACTTGTTCCTGAAGAAGTCGTTCCTGTACAGATCGTCGGAACTTTAACCTTAAATAGAAACCCTGACAATTTCTTTGCAGAAACAGAACAGGTGGCTTTCCATCCCGGTCATCTTGTTCCCGGAATAGATTTCAGCAACGATCCTCTACTGCAGGGCAGATTATTCTCTTATACCGATACCCAGCTATCAAGATTAGGATCTCCGAATTTTCATGAAATCCCGATCAACCGATCTGTTAATACCGTTCACAATAACCAGCGTGACGGCCACATGAGACAGCAGATCGTAAAAGGAAAAGTAAGCTATGAACCCAATTCTATAGGAGGAGGATGTCCTTTTCAGGCCATGATGAAAGAAGGAGGATTTACTTCTCATCAGGAAAGGATTTCGGGGACGAAAATCAGAGCCAGAAGCGAAAGCTTTGTAGATCACTATTCTCAGGCAAAATTATTCTACAACAGCCAGTCAAATCCGGAAAAAGTACATATTCAAAAGGCTTTAACTTTTGAATTGTCTAAAGTGAATATTCCTGAGATCAGAGAAAGGGTAGTCGGCCAGCTTGCTTTTATAGACATGGATCTGGCTGAAAAAGTAGCCCAAAAATTAGGGGTAACAGTCAAAAAACCGGAGCAGCCTAATCAAAGTATTCCTGCAGATGCCAATCCTGCCGATCTGCAAAGCGAAGAAAGAGAGCCTAAAACAAAAATTTCTGAAGCGCTAAGTATGGAAAATACCGTTAAAGATACGATTGAGAGCCGGGTAATAGGATTTATTGTAGGAAACGGAGCCGATGCCAATGCGGTCAATACATTAAAAACAAAACTTGAAAACCAAAAAGCAAGAGTGGATTTCATTGCCCCGAGTTTAGCCCCCGTAAAAGCTAATGACGGAAGTTTAATCACTCCAAAACATACGTTAACCAATACTTCAAGCGTGTGTTTCGACGCGCTTTATATCTGTTCAGGTGAAAATTCTGCTAAAGAACTTTTAAATCCTGAAAATAAACACGCTGTTTTGAATTTCGTAAATGAAGCTTATAAACATTGCAAAGCCATCTATTTTGGAGCTGAAACCGATGAAATCTACAACGCCAGTAACGTCAATGATAAAAAGCATGAAGATCCTGCCATCATCACTTCTGACCATAAAAAAAGTGACGAAGATTTTATAAAAGCAGTTGCACAACATCGTGTTTGGGAACTCGAAAAAGAAAGAAATAGCTAG